The segment AAAACCTATGCTGTCCCCTAGGTTTAAGTCCTTGGGATGACACAAGCCCATCAGACTGTTTTGCTGGTATATATTTGAAGTGCTGAGCATCACAGCTGTAATGCTCAATATATTTACAAGAttgaaaaattctttttcatttcttgcttccttctgtttctcttctgcTGCTCTTCACATTTCCTGTGTGCCTGCATATCAGATTGTGATGTCTCTGTAAACTCCTGTGCAGTGAAGTGTTCTTTACATATGAAATAGGAAACAGTTCAATTTGGCCAGCTGTGTGCTAATCTGGAGTTTGCAGAAGACCATTTTAACTATGTTTCTGTACAGACTCCTTGAAAATTGTAAAGCACAATACTGACCTCTTTGTCTCATTCTCATCCAAGTATGCCAGGTCCGACCAGCCTGCAGCCAAGTCTACAGCTTCTTTCACTCTGCTGACCCCTCTGCCTGCAGACTCGAACCATTGTTGGAGAAAAAATTCCATCTTCTTCCTCCATTCAGTGTCCCACGGTACCAGAGATACCCACTAGGGGATGGAAGATCTCACCAGTTAGGTATAGTGCCTGATTTCATAGCTCTCATTGCCTGTAGTTCTCTTAAGTGTTCTCTCCTTATACAGCTCAAGAGAATTTGAAGTAGTGATGTGCCAGCATGCTAAAAACTCATCTGGGACTGAGTAGCACAGACATACTTAGCAAGTGTGGAACCAAAGAAGATATctaagaaaaaattattcttatgCATGAGGTTTATGATACTAGTTGTGTTAAAGAGGAGTTTGAAGGTAATACCACTACTCTAGTTGAAGTGTCACTTGGAAAATTCCATGTCTTTGACTATCattttaaacaatttatttttgcaattaGCTGACCTTTGCCTAGATCTTCACATGTTGTTCCTTTTGGTCACTTGTGGTTGGTTTGTTCTAGATATCTACTAGGACAAATCAGACCACTGAGCAGTCTTGACTGCACTTCTCCTAGGTGGGTTACTAAGCAATAGTTATGTTGGTAATAAAGATTTgaatgcagggaaaaaaaaaaaacagaaatagatTGATTTctggggaagaaagaggaaggggTGAATGACCAAGGTGCTAGTAGAAGGAATTGTGCTTTTTTGATTTAatagaaaataaggaaaaatcaTCTAGGCATGAAGTATCTTTGACTTGTCACATTATGCAAAAAAGGACATTTTGTTCATGTCAGAAAGAGGACCAGAGAAGTATCACAGACTCCCAGGGCTATGTAgttcttttcagaaagtgactTTAAAATGAGTAGGGTTGAGTGTGAAGTAAAATAGCATTCCAGCATCACTACTGAGTTTGGTAGATCCAGGCCAAAAGCACCCAGCTGCCATTGCATTTTCATGGCAGTAGGGTGTGTGCTTTCTCCATATAGTCATGCTATGTAATACTATTTTCACGCTGAAGGAGGAAGTTTCATCCATGGGCATTAAATGTGATATTATTCAGGAAAACGCTCATTAGctgtgcatttaaaaataaatgaataaacaaagaaataagATACACACTCAAACACCAGTTTCAAAACCATGGTGtgcatcctttttttttaattgttattttcatttttgtaacCTGCAGGTGATGCTCTCCATAATCACAGTGGTCTGTTCCTTGAGAATAGCTCTTTGAACATACCTTTCTCTCAGGAGAGTCCTGAATCTCCAAATACTTCTGATCAACCACAAGGGAAAACTAGAAAGTTGAGCTTGGCCAGCACAAACAGTGAAAACTCCGGGTCAACTGAAAGCTTGCCATCAGCATGCCTCACCAACAGTGAGTAAAGCTTGGTGCCATGTGCTACTGGATATGACAACAGCCTTTCCCTTCacattttttctgtgaaaaagttgattaagaaaagaaaagatatCTGCTTGGAATTTGGGGAGAATGAGGATAGGCCAAGTTTCTGCAATTTTTCATAACGCAAGttatctttattttctgtttgtaaTTAGATAGATAAAGTAACAGAAAAGAAGTCACAGTTTTTTATTATGGTGTTACTCATAAATAGCCACAGGAGTTTCATAGTAACAGGGGTTTATGATCATGTTCCAGGCATGAAGCAGTATAGGTAGGTAAGATTTGTTACTCAAAATTAGAAGTGCTATAAATCATTATATTGCCCTGCTATGGACTATAGTCatacgtgtgtgtgtgtatatatgtatgtatgtatatctctctctctctctcaataTTTGCTTCACTGTTCAGGAGGCCTTTGCCATTCTTACCCTATAACATGATCATAAAAGTAATAGTCTTTCACTGTACGTTTTCCATGGACCAGAAAGCAGTGGGGATCATGCTGAGGTGATTTCTGTTTCCCAAAACTTGGACCCATAAGAGCTCTTTAGATGTCAGGCAGTTAAGTGATGATGCAGTCAGTAAAAACTGTACTTTTGTGAATGATAGATACCTTTAACAGACTTAAAATGTCAAGATTAAGAAAGCAGAAAGCCTAATTCCATTATCTAGCTTAAAGAGAGCAAGAAATTTATTGATACAGAAATGTTATgctattttgtttcattttttgtaGTTACTGCAAAGTGGTGGGGAACGAAACGAATAGATTATGCCTTGTATTGTCCAGATGTGCTGACAGCCTTTCCAACAGTGGCCCTGCCACATCTCTTTCATGCCAGCTACTGGGAATCAACAGATGTTGTGGCCTTCATCTTAAGACAGGTAACggatcttttttttctctctctgcagcaGATAACCTTGTGATTGTTAATTGCATTTTCCAAGGGTCAGTCTTTAAATCTTTAGGTCAGTTAGATGGCTAAGTGTGGATGCATCACATACAAGTGCATTTAGGAGTGACAGATCTGGATTTATTGGAGAGGTAAAGGGGACAGTGAACCCACCATTAGCACTGCTGACTTTGTGACCAGTAATATTGTGCCTTTATGCATATCTCacccctcctgtgccccagatCAGTCTAACCCTGTATTATATAttcattttgtgctgttttgtaAGGAATATGCTATCTCCAGCCTTACATAATTACCTATCTCCCTATTAAGTATCAAATTACTAGCATACATCTGATAGTAAACCAGTTTGAAAGTACTGCTTCTGTAAGAAAGTTGAGTCTCTCCTTTACAGGACACTTTCCTAGCCTTGTAAGCACATTGAAACTTTTAGAATTTAATAAGCCTTTCAAGCATTTAGAACATGTCTCTAAAGCAGTATGTGAGTACAGAAGATCCAGTACAGTCTGGATCTTCTGCCCATGTTGGGGGTTAAGAATAAAGACTAATGGCTCCTGAATGCCCCGTGGCTGCATACATTGCCTGCACATTACCTCTAGCGAATAGAATTTATGCCAATTTGTTAAAAATCATGCTTACTTCTCAACATTACTGTAATTTGTTGCAAGCCAGCTGCTTTGCTGACTCTGATTGCAGCATGATTTTACTCAAGAGACTTCATATAAGACATCTTTTGAAATGGTTCTAGACCACTCTTCTAACAAGGGCACCGAGATTGTAAAACTTCagcacagaaaagcaggtgTTCAACTTGAAAAATTTGCTAATCTATTTCTCGTTCAAAATAGCTGTTTGTGATTGTAAGTACAACCCACAGATTTCAGTGAGACAGGGCTTCTGGTTTCAGTTGCAATGTGGCATAACTCACACCCGGATTCTGAATTCTGTGGGTTGTGTCCTGAAATCTGAGTTGGACACAAAAGTTTCTTGGTAAATGTATGATATTTAGGTTGTAAGAATGTGTATGACTTAATAAAGTTCTGCATGTTCATAAGTTGGATTTCAGTGGGTCCTTGTGGGTCTCTGCCTATCACCTACTGAAGCAGTAGTACTCAAAAGGGATGAGAAACATTCTCTCTGAGTAGATGTGTAGAAAATCAATCCAGATGAAGTCAGGAGTCTGATGTCTGCCACATAAAGGACATTAAACAATGCTTCTGTGGTTTTATGCTGCTTTACTGACTGTGCAGACCATAATCAACACAATGTGACTTATCACTTGATACCATCCTAATGTTTTCACCATTTTCTCTGGAGGAATGTGCAGGCTCTGCTGTGAATGAAAAAGCTGTTCAATCAGTATTTGAAATTAAGTGTTGGCCAACAGAGTGAAAGCAGTTTCTTTGTGCAGTTTTTGTGAACATATGGCGTTACCTGTCTACTTCCATTGTGCTTTTGGCTCTGCAGTGTCACTCAACTGGGGCAGCAGTGTAacttctctttctttgccaagTACCGGGACTTCCCAGGCTACACactatttattaaaatattaatataatttcagGTGATGAGGTatgaaaatgtaaatttcaAGGAAAATGACAACCTGGATCCAGAAACACTAAGTCCATCCAATCCCCGAGAAAAATGGTTACGCAAAAGGACACATGTCAAACTGAGGGTAAGTTTAACTCCAAATATATATGGCAGCTATGGAACATGGGTTTGGCAGAAATTTAAATGGAGTTTGATCTCCCCGAGTAAGTTTACATAACTGAAAATCACTAAAGAGCTGAAAACTGATAACTTAATCCAGAAGCAGGCAGATTAATGGTTAGGGAATATGGGCAATTTCATCTTGGTTTATCACATACTGTCCAGGACTGTGTTTCTCTGTCACTGTTCATAACAAAACAGAGACAGCAGCCTTGTGACAAAAATGAACAGTACCCTTCCCATCTTCTGCTCTTATTTCAGAATGTGACTGCTAATCACCGAGCTAATGATGTCATTGCAGCAGAAGATGGTCCTCAGGTACTAGTTGGGCGCTTTATGTATGGACCTCTGGACATGGTGGCTTTAACAGGTGAAAAGGTGAAGTCTGAGTAATCCATTTTCTTAGTTTTACTTGAAACAGTTGTTGAATATAGCACACATGTACAATGCCAGAGAAAGCCTTACAGTGAGGGGAAATGTCACTAGCCCCCTACTACTTCAGCAGAAATATACTATAAAGTGGGCTTTCCTGATAGCTGACCTTTTTCTGAGCTCTCATATCTCTTACCTGATTATGGCTATCTCCTTTGGTTGGTGGTGagtgtgctgtgcagtgatTTCTGAACCTGCCATCCAGCTGTACCACCTACTGGAGACAATTAACTTtctgaggaagaaggaaaaataatttcgTAGTAGTTGACAAAGCACTAAAAGAAAACCATGTATCATCCTATCCAGGTAAAACAACTAGATAAAAGACCATACTAGATTAGTGTTTCATTGGTTTTGCAGGTGGATATCTTCATAATGACTGAACCATCTTCGGGTAGGTGGGTGTATTTTGACACAGAGATATCCAACAGCAGTGGACGAATATCCTACAATATACCTGAACAGAAGAGACTGAGAGTTGGTGTGTATCCCATCAAAATGGTGGTCAGGTAATAACTCCAAGCTGGAAATAAAACTGTGATGGGTTGTGGTGATCAGGAAGGAGCTTCAAAACTGAGTAAAAACTTCATTTGAATCCCTGCTTGGGAGATGAAATCAATGAAGAGAATTTAGCTGAAATAGAATGTGTTGTTACCCATCAGTTAACAAAGTCCAAAGTCAGCTTACAATCCTATGTAGTGCAACTTGAGAAGGAGAAAATGTTTTACCTTGGTTTAATAAAAAAGGCAATCAATTCAAGAAAATAGGTACTGAAAcgcaaataaaattatattaaaaaatgaagctttagtGTGCAGGAGTAAGTTTCAAAGAGGAACAAAATAAATTGTCCTGTCTTTGTTCATTAGGCTGTGAGCACATATTGTAGGAATCTTCATCACCAGACATAAACATGGTCTTTAGATTACAAGTTTTAGGGAACAGGAGGTGGTGGGATGAGAAGAGCTTTGGATTTCCTTGTCATGTATCCATTTTTTAACATGCAGTTCTCTTGGGGAAAATGCATCATAAGGAAATGGTTTTCATATGTCCTTCCATGACAAGAGTGATGTATGACTGCAttggtttttggttgtttgtgtgtttttggttggttgtttgttgcttttgttttttactcCTCTCAACTGGCATTCCCATTGCAAGGGGGGATATTTGCAAGAATAGAGGGTGGATAATGTCCATATTACCAATTGTTAAGCTTATGGAGAAAGTTTGAGTAGTAGTTAGAGTACTTCAAGCTggtttgcagggtttttttctaattcttttgGTTATTTGTATGCATGTGATTTCTTATTAAGATCAGCTTCcaaatttctctttgaaaaacTTTTACCTAAAAGTGTAAGTTTTGATTGTCCCATGTAAGACTGAAATCAGAAGCCATATTTGACAGTGAGGTCAAAGCTGTAGGTCTAGAAAGATCCAATTTCAAATCTTAACTGAAACATGCAGAAAATACATTCtgacattttgctttttaaattaatttattgcgTTGACTCTGCAGAGGGGACCAGAGCAGTGCAGCAAGTTACCTGACTGTACTGCCCCGAGGAATGGAATGTGTTGTGTTCAGCATTGATGGTTCCTTTGCAGCAAGTGTTTCAATTATGGGAAGTGACCCCAAAGTCCGAGCGGGGGCCGTTGATGTTGTCAGGTAAATGATGTTTGAACACTTCAAATCTCTGACTTTCTGCTTGAACACAGTAGGAAGGAAAAGGGTTGTTATACTAAACAGACAGCAATTTTCTAAGGGCCAAGATTCTCTGTAGatacatttctgtattttcttgcaCAGCACATCTGCCTGAATTTCAGTGCAATATTAGAATGCTGTGGATTACATTGAAATTTGTAGTTTAAATTGCCTAGCGATAAAAAGTTGCTTCTTGGGAATATAATCTTGAAGTGTGTGCAGTGAGTTAATAATGATTCCATGTGTATTTTGTGTTTCACTAATTTCAAATAAGGACATAtttgtactttaaaaatatcagaTGTCAGGAATGCAAGAATGTTGTTTGCAGCaaaaattaaaaggccttttaattcattCTTGCAGGTCTGTTAATGTTGCACTGGATGGGAAAGGCAGTTCTCATGTTGGAACTTGCATGAGAACGTAGAAATGTCAGTTTTCAAGGGTTTCCATTCCTTATAGCTGAAATGACAGGAAATCTAATTAAAGATTTCAAAAGGAGCAGTACCTGATGTGTCGCAAGGTTTATTCTAAGTATATTTTTGAATGGCTCTGATATTTTAGATAATATTTTGCATAAGAGCGTCTcttgctttcttccttctctcccgAAGTGTAGACATTATTACTTAGTTTCTTGATTGGAGCAGAGACTTAGGCATGCTGCTTTCCACTTGTTGAAGGATATAATCTAACTTCTAACTGGTCTGAGAAAAGATGCTGACCTGACCTGTGAgtattctttctctttctgcacTTATATAATTTAACTGCTTCTTCTGACAGGCATTGGCAGGACCTGGGATATCTGATTATCTACATCACCGGCCGTCCAGATATGCAGAAACAGCGTGTAGTTTCGTGGTTGTCCCAACACAATTTCCCACAAGGGATGATCTTCTTCTCAGATGGACTCGTTCATGACCCACTGCGACAAAAGACTATATTTCTCCGGAATCTCATGCAAGAGGTACTAGAAACCTATTTATAGCCTTAAAACCTCTTTACAGGGAATGTAATCCAGTAAAGATCTCCCTTCTTTCGGAACAATAAGTCTTACTGAACATCACAAAGTCTTTTTGCCATTCCTAACTTcttttctcactttttaaaGAGCAAGGAAAGCTGATAAGATTTCCAAAGGGACCTCCAATCATGACAAATCAGTAAATGAGCTGCTTGTTCTTTCCTGTATGCATAGAAAATACTATCAGGTTCAAAAATTGTTAACAGGGAACTCATATGCTGCTTTACTGCAAATCAAGCGCCAGCCTTGTAGTTGCATGGTGTTCAATAGTGCGCTCACTTTGGAAGTAATGTTTGTTTCAGTGCCACATCAAAATCTGTGCTGCATACGGTTCCATGAAGGATATTTCTGTGTACAGTGTCTTGGCTCTGTCACCATCCCAGATCTACATAGTTGGACGATCCACAAAGAAATACCAGGCACAGTGCCAAGTAAGTAATTCTTGGTATTCAGTCAGGAAGTCCTAGGGAAGTCAAGGCAATGCATGCACGTGAATGCATGTGCAAACTCACAAATACACAAAGCAGCAACTGTATTTCAAAGAAAGGCAGTTGGGGTTACAAATGAGGCATTTTCTGGAAGGGTGAATAGTAAAGACAATCAGGTGGTTGTGGGCTGTATCTACAAGTGCATGCATTGCACATTTCTGAATGACAGAATGAAATGGgtcacttgaaaaaaaaatggaggggAGTATTAGTATTTGTAGGTATCTAATTGGGATGCCAGTGATCAAAACTTAATATCTCATAGCACTCATAGGTCAAGGCAGCAGTAATTTGTCActcccttcttttcttcctatttCAGTTCCTCAGTGAAGGTTATGCAGCCCACTTGGCCTCACTGGAGTTCAGTCTCCATTCACGACCCAAAAAGAACAACTCTCGGATGATCTTGAGAAAAGGCAGCTTTGGTCTCCACTCGCAGCCTGAGTTTCTGCGCAAGAGAAACCACCTCCGCAGGACTATGTCTGTACAGCAACCTGACCCGCCTTCTTTAAACCCCAAGCCAGAGCGTGCTCAGAGCCAGCCTGAATCGGACAAAGACCATGACAGGCATTTGCCTTCCATTGCTTGGGTTCGAGGTGGAGTTCACAAATTTGAATCTATTCCCTAGGAGGATTGGGAATGTAGATCTTGGATGCACCCCATAAAACTTGTAGGCATGCCTGAAAGATAGTATTTAGGCAGCTCCAAATTAAGAGAAGTGGACAGGAATTTGTACCTTGGAGTCTTCCCTGTTCTGAAATCTGCCTTCTTACACCAACTGGGGCACTTCCAGTCTCTTCCTCTTATCATGTTTATTGGGGAAGTTTTAAACAATCTAAAACTACCACAAGTTTATCATCATAGCAACAGGTTATTTTTGAGAACAGATGTAATATTTGTAATAAGAGGAAAAGATACTGATTTTGCTCAGAAGGATTGTGGTATCAGCTAATTAGCTGCACCCAAAACAGCATCAAGGGTAGGTCCTGTAGGTTACAGAGGAGGTTTACACTTTAAACATTAAGTAGTCATGTCTGTTTCCACTTCACTTTTCAATAAAAGTGATAAAGGGAAGCAGCAGTGGGAGCTACAATAACAGGTGGTTAGGACTTCTGCAACAAGATGCTTTCTGGGTGCCTTAAACCCAAGGTTTCCTTTCAGCCTACAGTGTTGGTCAGCAGACTCCAACATGGGCACTCATGTTTGTGTGAGGCGCTGGacaaataaatgagaaaacttCACTTGTGAACCAAACATAAAAACttcatgttaaaaataaatgtgtcaGCCACAGTTTGAACACAGTTAGTGTTGTTGTAACCAAAGTAGTGTGCAACTGTACAAAGATCACATTGTTTGTGGAACTTGATGACTGTGCAAAAATGTGTGGACTACTCCAAAGAAGATGGCTCTGATGATCTCAGTCCAAGAGTCAGATCCTAAGAGGGCAAGCTAAAAGGAACCGTTTTACTAAGGGATCTGCAATCTTCAGTGCAAttgcttttttaattattcaaacTAGAATATTTACactggaggggaaagaaaaagtaattaagTAAATTGATAAATTGTTTACCTTCTCATGCTTCACAGCAACTGCTGCATTAAGACAATCTGTAGCATTCAGAATTATAGCATTTGAGCTTCAAAGAGTGGATATGCAAAAATACAGGTGCCACATAGACATTTCTCTACTGATTTAAATTTCTCTCTGATCTCTCAATGCGCTTACTAGAAGTAAAATGTGTGACGTTTTCCCTAAGTAGTAATATTTCTAGAGCATTATAGTTACTTTAACATAGTAGCAGTATGCAGATACTTCCAATGAAATTCATCAAGAGAATTTAAAGAGTGAACTGACACATGTTTTAAAACCTGCAGTCATGTTACAAGTGCACataaaaacccctttttttaGAGTTAAAAACATACTATTGACACTGAGAAAGCTTGAAGTCAAAAGAACATTCCTTTTTCaggtttgttgtttgttttttatttcaggGAATTAGGGTGGAGAGGGTGTTGTGCCTCTCCATCTCCCTTTCAGGTTTTGCTAGACAAGACAAAGTCTCTCACCAAGTTGGTTAATGATTTTGAAAGTTAACATGTAAAACAAGAAATCCAATGGAAAACTGTTATGACAGTGCAGAAGTAAAGTCTACTTTCTGTTAACCGTGAAGTTTCAGTGGGCTTTTGGAAGGGCATAGGAGTGTAGCTTTTGCCTTAAGAGGCAGCAAAATAGCTTGTAAGTGGAGatgtttgatttctttttcagacATTACTTGGCAAGATTGTCAGTTACCTATTTCAAACTTCTGAAATATCTCTGGCACATCAGtagttggttgttttgggtttttttcctaatgcttCCTTTAAGGGAAGGGGTAATCTCTGCTGAAGATTAAGGAAAGATCTAAAACGTTTGGTAGCAAACACTCTTTGGGAGCAGGAAAATATATTACAAGGGACTAGGGTTTTGTGCTCTGTTGCTACAATAGCTAAATGAATGATAGCTTGCAAACTACATTGAAACACTCTTGACATTTACAAATGCTTTCCCAGTAATATCATAGTTCTTGAATCCATGAAGGTAGAGGAATTATTCCATGTTCTGTTTCAGCCCACTGCATGTATTCATTCTAGTCACATAGTCCATTTCTTCTCTGCTTTGCATTATGATGAGGTTGCATGGATGCACCAGCATCCATCGCCTTCTAGTGAATTTACTGTTGGCACGCTCCTGCTTGTTAGTTTTAAATAGGCATGGGAATCCAAGGCTTGTGAGAGAGGAACTTACTAGGAACATTTTAAGTTTGATGAGGGGTCTAAAATATTGACGGACCAAAAAGTTTTTTAATCTTTGGATGTTGTTTAGCATGTCTCCCGACTATAATCGCTATTCCTGTACAAAGCTACCATTGTTTTAGCCATCTACCTCTATCACCCAAGAGACTTGAAAacctatttttttgttttcaattgcTGTAGTAGAAAGGTCTACTTCCTTTCAAAAGAGTGATCTGTGTGTAATTCTGTGACTATATTGAAGGAAATAGTGTCTGAGTACAAGGTTAGAAAAATCTCCTAGGTTATAAAGGGCTGTCTTTTACTCTTGGAGACATAATGTCATTTTACAGGGTTCCATGTAATGAAGACTACGATTTTATGTATTTCTATTAATAGCTGGGTCATCTTTACAGTAGTCACTGTGCTGGCTTCCCTTAAGAATATTAGGAGCTAATAGCAGTAAAACAAGTGTGCGTGCGTGTATGTGTACGATTTAGTGAGGTAACAATTTCAAAGTTTCTACACATGGTATTAAAATCAAGCTGAAAATATTCTCCCTAACTTTGTTTTCATACAGTGTATGAGAACTTATATGGCATTTGCATAATTCCAGCACTGCTGATTACTCATGGCTAGAATGGTTTATCTTGTGATCCCACACTCCAGCGGTGCACTTTGGCAAAATAGTGACAGAGGCTTTTTAGTTACACACTTTGTCCGCATGAAACTGCATCCAGTCATTCACAGGCATTCAGCTTGCAATTGGATTTCAGTTCTACTTGTGTTTTCATGGAAGATGAGTCCCCTAGGAAGCCATTCGCTTAGGGTAAGTTTAATCCTACAGTCATTCTTGATTGCAAGTCCTCAATGCTGCAGTTTCTGTGCAGTCAGCATTAAACTATACGGGCTATGAAAGTGTTTTAGCATACACGGAAGGGAAAGGGACAGAGAACTCAGGTGGGTGTGCCCACAGAACGTACATCACACTCATCAGTTGTTACATTAGCACCATCAGTTGTTTAGTGCCTCCAGTGTGTAACAGAAAAGCACATTCTTTTAACATGCTGAATGGAGGAAGCATAAATGAAATTGTAAAACACAAAATTGTTACTCCAGTGGGTGCTAGGGGTACAGTACAAGTATGCCACAGTTGGAAGCATTTACTTCTTTGTCCTGTTGATATGGATCcattttaaattactgtaaAAAATGGCTGTGATGAATAGCAGTGGTAGAGTTATTTGAGATATTGTGAAAACACACCATCACAACTGTGGTGCTTTGGTTTTGtctgtgtatatgtgtgtatagCTACTGGAAGACACTTAAGTTTTGGTTCTGCTTTCACAGCAAATTTGTAACcaatacacattaaaaaaaaaaaaaaaaaaaaccaaaaccaactcAAACACAGCAACAGTGGCTGTCTGTTCAATTTTGTTGTCTAGCTAGGTAAGTTTGGAACAAGATATCATAGTATAGATTGCAGAATTGAATAGTGATGTTAATCCAAATCTGCTTATTTTGAGTAACATTTTTGTTTGCATACACTAGTGCTCTTGGTATAGATTTTTGCTTGACCAAAGTATTCCTGTTTAGTTTTGTGGCATGGTTTGTATCTATTCAGCACAAAATTCTGTTAGGTGTAAAAATGACAAAGTACTGGTAATTCTTATTCATTGGGGTTCATGAGAGCTgtcctttttatttgtttacatTAAACTAGTCTTAATTTAGATTACTTCACTTTTTCCTCTAGTATCTAGGGAAGTCACTTCCAAACAGCTAAAACTTTCACTGTTTATATAGAAGTGGAACTATCAGTaaactagaggaaaaaaaattacagaccTTGGTCTATGCAGaacaatgacatttttttcagaagccCCAGCCCCAGTATTCTGCAAAATAGCCTTTGTTTCCCATTACTAATGAATAAGTTGTCCTGTTTGCACATTGCAGTCTTTCTTTAGCCAGGACACTACTATTGCATGTATTTAACAAATCCTCAATACTTAGGTATATAATATCATCATGTCCTTCATGGAATaaatttagaaaggaaaaaaaaaatttcccttttttctataccatttctcttttaaatttgCTAAAGGCTTTTTTTAATAAGCATTTAAAACAATACCTGAAACCAGTAGGTATTTTACGTTTAAAATTGGTAGGTCCAACAGTTGTTACTGAACAAGTAggattttcctggtttttttttttttccccctcttgcCATCTAGGCTGCAGAAAGGTGAGTACATCGTCATAGGATTAGATGATTGGAGCATGGGTATCATTTTAGTAAACTCATTGGCTTGATAATGGAGAGATGAGGATTATGCACCAGAATTTCATGATTTTTCTCATTAGAGATTGACGTGTGGCATCTGAACTCAGGATCTCTGCATTGAATTGTTCATGTCGAGCATGCAGGGGAGAAAGTGGCACTTTCATCCTTATCTGGAGCTGGTACAGGATAGAATTCCTATACACAGAAAACCTTCCAGCCTACCTTCTCAGCTTCTCTGAGAGCAGTGGTTCCTCATGGTTTGTGCTCAAAACTTCAGCAGAAATTTTGGGTTTGTCAAGATTATTAAGACTTCCATTATGTTTAGTCACACAAGGTAACTATATGTTCCTATAGATGAGTCTAAATTCAGAACCCCTATAAAAATGGAAGTAATAACACATTTTTCTGGATGAAAATACCTGGTTTTCCAGAAATAAGGCCTGTAACAGCTAGAATCCTGTGCATGGACACTGGAATTGAAGTCATGAGTTG is part of the Anomalospiza imberbis isolate Cuckoo-Finch-1a 21T00152 chromosome 20, ASM3175350v1, whole genome shotgun sequence genome and harbors:
- the PITPNM3 gene encoding membrane-associated phosphatidylinositol transfer protein 3 isoform X5, coding for MRLVPCPAICSAAFSLVSSLNPYSYDESCLSSSEDHIPLAALPLLAVSSPQYQDAVAMVISRANQVYNDFLKSTDGAGFNGQVCLIGDCIGGILGFDAICYNSNTAYESRNSSRRGSISSIQDNPLLAEDSSLGDSKHLSKSNIDISGIVEEEEQRPPLPRKQSDSSTYDCDTITQHHAFLSSIHSSVLKDGADLPPVDSSLSEVNLGRFEFEVSDFFLFGSPLGLVLAMRNTVLPGLDVCQVRPACSQVYSFFHSADPSACRLEPLLEKKFHLLPPFSVPRYQRYPLGDGRSHQLGDALHNHSGLFLENSSLNIPFSQESPESPNTSDQPQGKTRKLSLASTNSENSGSTESLPSACLTNITAKWWGTKRIDYALYCPDVLTAFPTVALPHLFHASYWESTDVVAFILRQVMRYENVNFKENDNLDPETLSPSNPREKWLRKRTHVKLRNVTANHRANDVIAAEDGPQVLVGRFMYGPLDMVALTGEKVDIFIMTEPSSGRWVYFDTEISNSSGRISYNIPEQKRLRVGVYPIKMVVRGDQSSAASYLTVLPRGMECVVFSIDGSFAASVSIMGSDPKVRAGAVDVVRHWQDLGYLIIYITGRPDMQKQRVVSWLSQHNFPQGMIFFSDGLVHDPLRQKTIFLRNLMQECHIKICAAYGSMKDISVYSVLALSPSQIYIVGRSTKKYQAQCQFLSEGYAAHLASLEFSLHSRPKKNNSRMILRKGSFGLHSQPEFLRKRNHLRRTMSVQQPDPPSLNPKPERAQSQPESDKDHDRHLPSIAWVRGGVHKFESIP
- the PITPNM3 gene encoding membrane-associated phosphatidylinositol transfer protein 3 isoform X4 produces the protein MAKAPLPARPCRFGGAQRHMQSVLRDSVESSDDEFFDAREEMVEGKNAILIGMSQWNSNDLVEQIETIGKLEENQGELYRTSLRKQRFPAQGSIEIHEDNEEGVQHQNCKTHVLILILHGGNILDTGSGDHSSKLADINTFTSVFEKVTRAHFPASLGHILMRLVPCPAICSAAFSLVSSLNPYSYDESCLSSSEDHIPLAALPLLAVSSPQYQDAVAMVISRANQVYNDFLKSTDGAGFNGQVCLIGDCIGGILGFDAICYNSNTAYESRNSSRRGSISSIQDNPLLAEDSSLGDSKHLSKSNIDISGIVEEEEQRPPLPRKQSDSSTYDCDTITQHHAFLSSIHSSVLKDGADLPPVDSSLSEVNLGRFEFEVSDFFLFGSPLGLVLAMRNTVLPGLDVCQVRPACSQVYSFFHSADPSACRLEPLLEKKFHLLPPFSVPRYQRYPLGDGRSHQLVTAKWWGTKRIDYALYCPDVLTAFPTVALPHLFHASYWESTDVVAFILRQVMRYENVNFKENDNLDPETLSPSNPREKWLRKRTHVKLRNVTANHRANDVIAAEDGPQVLVGRFMYGPLDMVALTGEKVDIFIMTEPSSGRWVYFDTEISNSSGRISYNIPEQKRLRVGVYPIKMVVRGDQSSAASYLTVLPRGMECVVFSIDGSFAASVSIMGSDPKVRAGAVDVVRHWQDLGYLIIYITGRPDMQKQRVVSWLSQHNFPQGMIFFSDGLVHDPLRQKTIFLRNLMQECHIKICAAYGSMKDISVYSVLALSPSQIYIVGRSTKKYQAQCQFLSEGYAAHLASLEFSLHSRPKKNNSRMILRKGSFGLHSQPEFLRKRNHLRRTMSVQQPDPPSLNPKPERAQSQPESDKDHDRHLPSIAWVRGGVHKFESIP